The following coding sequences lie in one Cyanobacterium sp. Dongsha4 genomic window:
- the radC gene encoding RadC family protein — MVYNLRIADLPLSERPRERLLELGARNLSSAELIAILLGTGQGKGKLSAVGLAQYILNQLSQNKQDPLDVLRTISPTELMEIQGIGPAKATTILAGVELGKRAFQFRPCARAIIDSPNAAAAAFSHELMWQSQERFAVLLLDTKNSLISTQVITIGIATETLIHPRELFREAIRQSATNMIIAHNHPSGNLEPSIEDLNLTKRLLESANIIGIPILDHLIIGNGDYRSIRQNSCLWEDEEN; from the coding sequence ATGGTTTATAATCTGAGAATCGCAGATTTACCTCTAAGTGAACGCCCTAGAGAACGATTATTAGAATTAGGAGCAAGGAATTTAAGCTCGGCGGAGTTAATCGCTATTTTATTAGGCACAGGGCAGGGAAAGGGCAAATTATCGGCGGTAGGATTGGCTCAATATATTTTGAATCAACTTAGCCAAAATAAACAAGATCCTTTGGATGTGTTACGTACTATTTCTCCCACAGAATTAATGGAGATTCAGGGTATAGGTCCTGCTAAAGCCACAACTATTCTTGCTGGTGTAGAATTAGGAAAAAGAGCATTTCAATTTCGCCCCTGTGCTAGGGCTATTATCGACAGTCCAAATGCGGCGGCGGCGGCTTTTAGTCATGAATTAATGTGGCAATCTCAAGAGCGTTTTGCTGTGTTATTATTAGACACAAAAAATAGTTTAATTAGCACTCAGGTTATTACTATTGGTATTGCAACAGAAACTTTAATTCACCCTCGTGAGCTATTCAGGGAAGCAATTCGACAGTCTGCCACCAATATGATTATCGCTCATAATCATCCTTCGGGAAATTTAGAGCCTTCCATCGAGGATTTGAACTTAACTAAGCGATTATTGGAATCGGCAAATATAATTGGTATTCCCATTTTGGATCATCTTATTATCGGTAATGGAGATTATCGAAGTATCCGACAAAATTCTTGCTTATGGGAAGACGAAGAAAACTGA
- a CDS encoding ABC transporter ATP-binding protein — MKMTILDVRDLQIAFIDDEKQSHIAVDKINFSLRKGEILGIVGESGSGKSVTSLGIMGLLPPTGKISGGEILFSDSQSSTVVDLVTLSSKQKRDYRGGKIGMIFQEPMSSLNPVYNIGFQIIEAIRLHQDVSEAQARRKAISLLQEVKLLPTDKELEIEYRENNPLKEATDKEIQQYINKRKQAIIRKFPHEMSGGQLQRVMIAIAISCQPSILIADEPTTALDVTVQATILELLKELCRSREMALIFITHDLAVVANIADSLAVMYQGKIVEYGTVTDILLNPQQPYTKGLLACRPRLDETRSYLPTVTDFLENQLETQEEKFPVKLKKILLTQPLLTVTNLKVGFRKKTTFPWQKDYFWAVNDVSFQLFPGETLGLVGESGCGKSTLARTILRLIPNHEGNIEFLGQNLTQLPLKSKSLRLLRREMQIVFQNPYNSLNPRRNIGQTILEPMIIHRTGGNQQKRRERVRYLLERVGLNPDWFNRYPHELSGGQRQRVCIARALALNPQLIICDESVSALDVSIQAQVLNLLKELQAEFGLTYIFISHDLSVVKFISDRIIVMNRGKIEEMSTTDQIINNPQREYTRQLIASIPKFPTVA, encoded by the coding sequence ATAAAGATGACCATTCTTGATGTTCGTGATCTACAAATAGCTTTTATAGACGATGAAAAGCAATCTCATATTGCCGTAGATAAAATTAATTTTAGCCTCAGAAAAGGTGAAATTTTGGGCATAGTGGGAGAATCGGGTTCTGGAAAATCCGTGACATCATTAGGAATTATGGGCTTGTTACCTCCAACGGGAAAAATTAGCGGAGGAGAAATATTGTTTTCTGATAGCCAGTCATCCACCGTAGTAGATTTAGTTACGTTATCTTCAAAACAAAAAAGAGACTATCGAGGCGGCAAAATTGGTATGATCTTTCAAGAGCCGATGAGTTCCCTTAATCCAGTCTATAATATTGGTTTTCAAATTATTGAGGCTATTCGTCTTCATCAAGATGTTTCTGAAGCTCAAGCAAGAAGAAAAGCTATTAGTTTACTTCAAGAAGTTAAATTATTACCTACAGATAAAGAATTAGAAATAGAATATAGGGAAAATAATCCTTTAAAGGAAGCCACAGACAAGGAAATTCAACAATATATTAATAAGCGGAAACAGGCGATTATTCGAAAATTTCCCCACGAAATGAGTGGCGGACAACTACAAAGGGTAATGATTGCGATCGCAATTTCTTGTCAACCAAGTATTTTAATTGCAGATGAACCCACCACTGCCCTAGATGTTACAGTACAAGCAACAATACTAGAATTGTTGAAAGAATTATGCCGTAGTCGGGAAATGGCATTAATTTTTATTACCCATGACTTAGCCGTTGTCGCCAATATAGCTGATAGTTTAGCGGTAATGTATCAAGGCAAAATAGTTGAATATGGCACAGTAACAGATATTCTTTTAAATCCTCAACAACCTTATACCAAAGGGTTATTAGCCTGTCGCCCTCGCTTAGACGAAACTAGAAGTTACTTACCCACCGTCACCGATTTCTTAGAAAATCAATTAGAAACTCAAGAAGAGAAATTCCCCGTTAAACTAAAAAAAATTCTTCTCACTCAACCTTTGCTTACCGTAACAAATCTCAAAGTTGGTTTTCGGAAAAAGACCACATTTCCTTGGCAAAAAGATTATTTTTGGGCGGTTAATGATGTTAGCTTTCAACTTTTTCCTGGTGAAACATTAGGCTTAGTGGGAGAATCAGGCTGTGGTAAATCCACCCTCGCTCGTACTATCTTAAGGCTAATTCCTAATCATGAAGGAAATATCGAGTTTTTAGGGCAAAATTTGACTCAATTACCTTTAAAAAGTAAAAGTTTAAGACTTTTAAGACGAGAAATGCAGATTGTCTTTCAAAATCCCTATAACTCCCTTAATCCTCGCCGAAATATTGGTCAAACTATCCTCGAACCAATGATAATTCATCGCACTGGGGGCAATCAACAAAAACGAAGGGAAAGGGTGAGATATTTATTAGAAAGAGTTGGTTTGAATCCTGATTGGTTTAATCGTTATCCTCATGAGTTATCTGGAGGGCAACGTCAGAGAGTTTGTATTGCAAGGGCATTAGCCTTAAATCCTCAGTTAATCATCTGTGATGAGTCTGTTTCGGCCTTAGATGTTTCTATTCAAGCACAGGTGCTAAATTTACTCAAAGAATTACAGGCAGAATTTGGCTTAACCTACATTTTCATCTCCCATGACTTAAGCGTAGTTAAATTTATTAGCGATCGCATCATCGTCATGAATCGGGGTAAAATAGAAGAAATGTCCACCACAGATCAAATTATTAATAATCCTCAACGGGAATATACCCGTCAACTTATAGCTTCTATTCCTAAATTCCCTACGGTGGCTTAA
- a CDS encoding efflux RND transporter periplasmic adaptor subunit: MTVSNSEKQKNPLPWIFGIMVGGILLIVGIAYSSINRPKTSNIADEYTVTVQRENVNLEIQASGTVEPIQSVNISPKNPGRIVKLLVDQGVIVKKGQPIAVMENEELYVQGIQAEARLKEAQSTLQETDIRIQGEIQTLSAQLVQAVARLEESKQRIPKQIDQVRSQLKEAESRLRLAETQLKRNENLLKEGAISQDQFDQLANQYLVAQADIQEVVQRLQELQATEDPEIKRLEAAVNEVKIALEERQVRGKAEIEKLKANMESAKANLEIAKIQYQDSFITAPFDGIITQRFATEGAFVTPTTSASSTASATSTSIVALARGLEIVAKIPEIDLNQIQIGQPVEIVADAYPNQTFQGVVRAIAPEAIIEQNVTSFEVKIDILTGKEKLLSKMNVEVNFIGRQLDNVLVVPTVAIVTEKGQTGVMIPNQDKEPEFQPITIGASVDDKTQVLSGLMAGEKVFIDLPPDQRPKSE, translated from the coding sequence ATGACCGTGAGTAACTCAGAAAAACAAAAAAATCCTCTTCCTTGGATTTTTGGAATTATGGTTGGTGGTATTTTATTAATAGTGGGAATTGCTTATTCTTCGATAAATCGTCCCAAAACGTCAAATATTGCTGATGAATATACTGTTACTGTTCAAAGAGAAAACGTTAATTTAGAAATTCAAGCTAGTGGTACGGTAGAACCGATTCAGAGCGTGAATATCAGTCCCAAAAATCCCGGGCGCATTGTAAAATTATTAGTTGATCAAGGGGTGATTGTCAAAAAAGGTCAACCAATAGCGGTCATGGAAAATGAGGAACTATACGTTCAGGGAATTCAGGCAGAAGCCAGACTGAAGGAAGCTCAATCCACTTTGCAAGAAACAGATATACGAATACAAGGCGAGATACAAACATTATCTGCTCAATTAGTCCAAGCAGTCGCAAGACTGGAAGAATCAAAACAAAGAATACCTAAACAAATAGATCAGGTGCGATCGCAACTTAAAGAAGCCGAATCACGATTAAGACTAGCGGAAACCCAACTCAAAAGAAACGAAAATCTATTAAAAGAAGGTGCAATTAGTCAAGACCAATTTGATCAACTAGCCAATCAATATTTGGTAGCCCAAGCCGATATTCAAGAAGTTGTACAAAGATTGCAAGAATTACAAGCCACAGAAGATCCAGAAATAAAACGCCTAGAAGCCGCCGTCAATGAAGTAAAAATAGCTCTTGAAGAAAGGCAAGTCAGAGGCAAAGCAGAAATAGAAAAACTTAAGGCAAATATGGAATCTGCAAAAGCTAATTTGGAAATTGCGAAAATTCAATATCAAGATAGCTTTATTACTGCCCCTTTCGATGGTATTATCACTCAAAGATTTGCCACCGAAGGTGCTTTTGTCACTCCAACAACATCTGCTTCCAGTACAGCTTCTGCTACCTCCACTTCCATTGTTGCTTTAGCTAGGGGATTAGAAATTGTCGCCAAAATCCCAGAAATAGACCTCAATCAAATTCAAATAGGTCAACCCGTCGAAATTGTCGCCGATGCTTATCCTAATCAAACATTTCAAGGAGTAGTAAGAGCGATCGCGCCTGAAGCTATCATCGAACAAAACGTCACATCTTTTGAAGTTAAAATAGATATTCTTACAGGAAAAGAAAAACTACTTTCCAAAATGAACGTAGAAGTTAACTTTATTGGCAGACAATTAGATAATGTCTTAGTTGTCCCCACAGTGGCAATTGTTACAGAAAAAGGACAAACAGGAGTAATGATACCCAATCAAGATAAAGAACCCGAATTTCAACCTATAACCATCGGAGCATCCGTTGATGACAAAACTCAAGTGTTAAGCGGTTTAATGGCAGGAGAAAAAGTATTCATTGATCTTCCCCCCGATCAACGACCCAAAAGCGAATAG
- the petN gene encoding cytochrome b6-f complex subunit PetN: MDILTLGWVGILSLFTWSVAMVVWGRKGF, translated from the coding sequence ATGGATATTCTTACACTAGGATGGGTTGGCATTTTGTCTCTTTTCACATGGTCGGTCGCAATGGTAGTATGGGGGCGTAAAGGCTTTTAA
- a CDS encoding Spx/MgsR family RNA polymerase-binding regulatory protein: MTLYVYGIPNCGTCKKAIQWLEENNVTYQFINTKENPPQEKMIQEWVNALGVKSMRNTSGMSYRALGEEKNSWTEADWIKAFAKDAMLLKRPLFVKDNQAVLVGFRANEAVKKEKLCT; this comes from the coding sequence ATGACCCTTTATGTATATGGTATTCCCAATTGTGGAACGTGTAAAAAAGCCATACAGTGGCTAGAGGAAAACAATGTTACTTATCAGTTTATTAATACTAAAGAAAATCCTCCTCAAGAAAAAATGATTCAAGAATGGGTAAATGCTTTGGGTGTAAAATCCATGCGTAACACTTCGGGGATGTCTTATCGGGCATTAGGCGAAGAAAAAAACTCTTGGACAGAAGCAGATTGGATTAAGGCATTTGCCAAAGATGCTATGCTATTGAAAAGACCTTTATTTGTGAAAGATAATCAGGCTGTATTAGTTGGTTTTCGAGCAAATGAGGCTGTCAAAAAAGAAAAACTATGTACCTAA
- the mrdA gene encoding penicillin-binding protein 2 — protein sequence MQLTQIIKKSKKSSLKSRKVTFSDTRNQRQKIWLNVGQKDQPIFIMLLISLFFFGAIASRLAYLQLVEGNTYQEKAENNRTKIIPKPPVRGNLYDRKGRILGATRLSHSAYLWPIVQKQENWAEIRSVLAQILNISETELQKTLEQENYDSPTLVRIARNLTPQQITAIEENRNLLSEVEVDTDTIRYYPHGKNGSHVLGYTREINAEELAERKQQGYRLGDVIGKMGAESAFESDLRGEWGGILLERDGTGKVLGKLGIKEAKAGNDVTLTLDLDLQKVAEQALGDRKGAVVALDPRDGGVLAMVSYPGFDPNIFSGKITPQLWKEVQGKGNPFINRSLRGFPPASTFKIVTATAGLESGKYKPSTILPTYAYLRVGGTAFGEWNRAGFGPMGFVRAMAWSSNTFFGQIGNGVGGETLIEWARKYGFGSKTGIELEEDTPGLIADNEWKKERFNWEWTVGDTVNMSIGQGFTLATPLQVAVMFAVPANGGNVVVPHLHRDPSYLERRKSLDLKPETLKTVREGLRAVVTSGTGGKAAVDGVAVAGKSGTAEAPPGKSHAWFGAFAPYDNPEIVVVAFVEHSGGGGGSTAGPIVQKVLTAYFAQKK from the coding sequence ATGCAATTAACCCAAATTATCAAAAAATCGAAAAAATCTTCCTTGAAAAGTCGCAAAGTTACTTTCTCTGATACTCGTAATCAACGGCAAAAAATTTGGTTGAATGTAGGGCAAAAGGATCAACCCATATTTATCATGTTGCTTATTAGCCTTTTCTTTTTTGGCGCGATCGCATCTCGGTTAGCATATTTACAATTAGTAGAAGGGAATACATATCAAGAAAAAGCGGAAAACAATCGTACTAAAATCATTCCTAAACCTCCCGTCAGAGGTAATTTATATGACCGTAAAGGCAGAATATTAGGGGCAACCCGTTTATCCCACTCTGCTTATTTATGGCCTATTGTGCAAAAACAAGAAAATTGGGCGGAAATTCGCTCTGTATTAGCACAAATCCTCAATATTTCTGAAACAGAGTTGCAAAAAACCCTCGAACAAGAAAACTACGACTCTCCCACCTTGGTTCGTATCGCCCGTAATCTCACTCCTCAACAAATTACAGCTATTGAAGAAAACCGTAATTTACTCTCAGAAGTAGAAGTAGATACCGATACCATCAGATATTATCCTCATGGAAAAAATGGTTCTCATGTATTAGGATATACCAGAGAAATTAATGCAGAAGAACTAGCCGAGAGAAAACAGCAGGGTTATCGTTTAGGAGATGTCATCGGTAAAATGGGAGCAGAGTCAGCCTTTGAGTCTGATTTAAGGGGAGAATGGGGAGGAATACTTTTAGAAAGAGATGGAACAGGAAAAGTTTTAGGTAAATTGGGGATAAAAGAAGCAAAAGCAGGAAATGATGTTACTTTAACTCTTGATTTAGATTTACAAAAAGTGGCAGAACAAGCATTAGGCGATCGCAAAGGTGCAGTTGTTGCCCTTGATCCCCGTGATGGCGGTGTTTTAGCTATGGTTAGCTATCCCGGTTTTGACCCCAATATTTTCTCTGGAAAAATTACTCCTCAATTATGGAAAGAAGTACAAGGAAAAGGTAATCCTTTTATTAATCGTAGTTTACGAGGATTTCCCCCAGCTTCTACTTTTAAAATTGTAACTGCCACTGCGGGATTAGAATCAGGCAAATATAAACCCAGTACAATTCTTCCTACCTATGCTTATTTAAGAGTTGGCGGCACAGCTTTTGGGGAATGGAATCGAGCAGGATTTGGCCCCATGGGTTTTGTTCGAGCAATGGCTTGGAGTAGTAATACTTTTTTCGGACAAATTGGTAACGGAGTGGGAGGGGAAACCCTAATTGAGTGGGCAAGAAAATACGGCTTTGGCAGTAAAACAGGTATTGAATTAGAAGAAGATACCCCCGGTTTGATTGCAGATAACGAATGGAAAAAGGAAAGATTTAATTGGGAGTGGACTGTAGGCGACACCGTTAATATGTCTATTGGGCAAGGTTTTACCCTCGCAACACCCTTACAAGTGGCGGTTATGTTTGCTGTTCCTGCTAATGGGGGCAATGTTGTAGTACCTCATCTGCATCGAGATCCTTCTTACCTTGAAAGACGCAAATCCCTAGATTTAAAACCTGAAACCTTAAAAACAGTCAGAGAAGGTTTAAGAGCCGTTGTTACGAGTGGTACAGGGGGTAAAGCGGCAGTAGATGGGGTGGCAGTAGCTGGAAAAAGTGGTACAGCCGAAGCACCTCCGGGAAAATCTCATGCTTGGTTTGGGGCATTTGCACCTTATGATAACCCTGAAATAGTTGTGGTTGCTTTTGTTGAGCATTCAGGAGGCGGGGGCGGTTCAACAGCAGGCCCCATTGTGCAGAAAGTTTTAACTGCTTATTTTGCTCAGAAAAAATAA
- a CDS encoding IS1 family transposase (programmed frameshift), with the protein MSHQCPRCHNTKIIKNGFARGQQRFKCKHCNYQFTTDKIDRGKPMWMKLETAILYCSGMSMNSIAKLLNVSAQTILNWIRALALENYEKPEPCEAVVVELDELWHFIEFKKNKLWIWKAYDRNTNRLIDWELGKRDSETLKKLLIRLLKWDVTVYCTDDWKPYQELLSKHPDAYHVMTKSETIAIERNNSDNRHWFARFHRKTKVVSKSIEMVDLTMGLFAKFRVNGTIDSLINQRLTLLS; encoded by the exons ATGTCTCATCAATGCCCTCGATGTCATAATACTAAAATCATCAAAAACGGTTTTGCTCGTGGTCAACAAAGGTTTAAATGTAAGCACTGTAACTATCAGTTCACCACTGATAAGATTGATCGAGGTAAACCTATGTGGATGAAACTAGAAACAGCAATTCTGTATTGCAGTGGAATGTCTATGAATTCGATCGCAAAGCTTCTCAATGTTTCTGCTCAGACTATTTTAAATTGGATTAGAGCTTTGGCACTAGAAAATTATGAAAAGCCTGAACCCTGCGAAGCGGTGGTTGTGGAACTAGATGAACTTTGGCATTTTATAGAGT TCAAAAAAAACAAGTTATGGATCTGGAAAGCTTATGACCGTAATACTAACAGACTTATCGACTGGGAATTGGGAAAGCGTGATAGTGAAACCCTCAAAAAACTTTTAATTAGATTACTAAAATGGGATGTAACAGTCTACTGTACTGATGATTGGAAACCGTACCAAGAGTTATTATCTAAACATCCAGATGCGTATCATGTGATGACAAAAAGCGAAACTATAGCCATAGAAAGAAATAATTCCGATAATCGTCATTGGTTTGCTCGCTTTCATAGAAAAACAAAAGTAGTATCAAAATCAATAGAAATGGTGGATTTAACAATGGGACTATTTGCAAAATTTAGAGTAAATGGAACGATCGATTCGTTAATAAATCAAAGACTAACATTACTTAGTTGA
- the moaA gene encoding GTP 3',8-cyclase MoaA, with protein sequence MNKVDYLRISLIDRCNFRCQYCMPEGEELNYLLSSEILSCSELLILLKEVFIPLGFTKFRLTGGEPLLRPDLREIIEEINLLPETQDIALTTNGYLLAEQAQILYNVGLRRINISLDSLNPKTFDTIIGRKNRNFWHKTWLGIQKAYEVGFNPLKLNVVIIPNINDHEILDLAQLTIDKNWHVRFIEFMPIGNEKLFTEKAWIPSEEIREIIKKKWGLEEANILGHGPADVFKIPNSKGTLGFISQMSECFCDRCNRIRLSADGWLRPCLLNETGQINLKNDLRKGITTEEIRKKVADLLLIKPEINFKERNSGTDNGIYKRTMSQIGG encoded by the coding sequence GTGAATAAAGTCGATTATCTTCGTATTAGTCTCATCGATAGGTGTAACTTTCGTTGTCAGTATTGTATGCCTGAAGGAGAAGAATTAAATTATCTTTTATCTTCAGAGATTCTTTCATGTTCGGAATTATTAATCTTGTTAAAAGAGGTATTTATTCCCTTGGGTTTCACCAAATTTCGTTTGACTGGAGGAGAACCTTTATTACGTCCAGATTTACGAGAAATAATCGAAGAAATTAATCTTTTACCTGAGACACAGGATATTGCTTTAACTACTAATGGTTATTTATTAGCAGAACAAGCACAGATTTTGTATAATGTTGGTTTAAGGAGAATAAATATTAGTTTGGACTCTCTTAATCCGAAAACTTTTGATACTATTATTGGGAGGAAAAATCGTAATTTTTGGCACAAAACATGGTTAGGAATACAAAAGGCTTATGAAGTAGGATTTAATCCATTAAAGTTAAATGTGGTAATTATTCCTAATATTAATGATCATGAAATTTTAGATTTAGCTCAATTAACTATCGACAAAAATTGGCACGTTAGATTTATTGAATTTATGCCCATTGGCAATGAAAAATTATTCACTGAAAAAGCGTGGATTCCTTCAGAGGAAATTAGAGAAATTATTAAGAAAAAATGGGGTTTAGAAGAGGCAAATATTTTGGGGCATGGTCCGGCAGATGTATTTAAGATACCTAATAGCAAGGGAACTTTGGGATTTATTTCACAAATGTCAGAGTGTTTCTGCGATCGCTGTAATAGAATTAGGCTTTCTGCGGATGGTTGGTTAAGACCTTGTTTATTGAATGAAACTGGACAAATTAACTTAAAAAATGATTTGAGAAAAGGAATTACAACAGAAGAAATAAGAAAAAAAGTAGCTGATTTATTATTAATAAAGCCTGAAATAAATTTTAAAGAAAGAAATTCTGGTACTGATAATGGTATTTATAAACGTACGATGTCTCAAATAGGAGGTTAG
- a CDS encoding J domain-containing protein encodes MDNLSIEQCYKILNINNDATLPEIDKHYYSLVAEKLKSGEKEELVNIRQAYLQLTEYKQKEQKNKEKTQTKQFDIDLTKTLNKNLQYLGVKIKVESYPDHILLKLRNLTKIKKSQIVKLIYDYLTKLIKEDTRIVVINFSHKNHQIIWQTEFKVLPNISPDKIANYNQDVFLAEAEIKTNTYALPIAFLIAFAINFIDPLVWFISVWIHELGHATLAWFSGYRAMVTFAATIVSFEHSLFVYFGILFLLLLTIYSTWKENKKYVIIFLVFLIFLQFILTWTISRSTYGMLLAFAGIGGEFYLSTLFIVGFYWNLPKRFYWEFWRYIFLVWGMITFWGSWTRWQKIKAGKSQIPWGTFWSGRGDSGGDLNILRNQHDWGIEQIINTYNTLGFICFLVILFVYFYNLWMSNPYLRLRVNKMLSKL; translated from the coding sequence ATGGATAATTTGAGCATTGAGCAATGCTATAAAATATTAAACATCAATAATGATGCTACTCTTCCTGAGATAGATAAACATTATTATTCATTAGTAGCGGAAAAGTTAAAGTCTGGGGAAAAGGAAGAATTAGTAAATATTCGTCAGGCATACCTACAATTAACAGAATATAAGCAGAAAGAGCAGAAAAATAAAGAAAAAACTCAAACTAAACAATTTGATATTGACTTAACTAAAACTTTAAATAAAAATTTACAGTATTTAGGAGTTAAAATAAAAGTTGAATCATATCCTGATCATATTCTCTTAAAACTCAGGAATTTAACTAAAATAAAAAAATCCCAAATAGTTAAATTAATTTATGATTATTTAACCAAGTTAATCAAAGAAGATACCAGAATAGTTGTAATAAACTTTAGTCATAAAAATCATCAAATTATTTGGCAAACAGAATTTAAAGTATTACCCAATATTAGTCCTGATAAAATTGCTAATTATAATCAAGATGTTTTCCTTGCAGAAGCAGAAATAAAAACTAATACCTATGCTTTACCCATCGCATTTTTAATTGCTTTTGCTATTAATTTTATCGATCCTTTAGTATGGTTTATTAGTGTCTGGATTCACGAATTAGGACACGCAACCCTAGCATGGTTTTCAGGTTATAGAGCGATGGTAACATTTGCGGCAACTATAGTTTCTTTTGAGCATTCTTTATTTGTTTATTTTGGTATTTTATTTTTGTTACTTTTAACTATTTATAGTACTTGGAAAGAAAACAAAAAATATGTCATAATTTTTCTTGTATTTTTAATCTTTTTACAGTTTATTTTAACTTGGACTATATCCCGCTCCACCTATGGAATGTTATTAGCTTTTGCTGGTATTGGAGGAGAATTTTATTTAAGCACTCTTTTTATTGTCGGTTTTTATTGGAACTTACCTAAACGTTTTTATTGGGAATTTTGGAGATATATTTTCCTTGTTTGGGGAATGATTACTTTTTGGGGAAGTTGGACAAGATGGCAAAAAATAAAAGCAGGAAAAAGTCAAATCCCTTGGGGAACTTTCTGGAGTGGCAGAGGCGATTCTGGCGGAGATTTAAACATTTTAAGAAATCAACATGATTGGGGTATTGAACAGATTATTAATACTTATAATACTTTAGGCTTTATTTGTTTTTTAGTCATTTTATTTGTCTATTTTTATAATCTTTGGATGAGCAACCCCTATCTACGATTAAGAGTTAATAAAATGTTATCAAAATTGTAA
- the purB gene encoding adenylosuccinate lyase has protein sequence MIERYTLPEMGAIWTDEYRLKTWLQVEIAVCEAQAELGKIPAEAVEEIKAKANFDVKRVLEIEAEVRHDVIAFLTNVNEYVGDAGRYIHLGMTSSDMLDTALALQMVASLNLILECVEETIQAIRYQAQKHRYTIMVGRSHGIHAEPITFGFKLAGWLAEMRRHRDRLVKLRQDVAVGQISGAVGTYANIDPQIEAIACSKLGLQPDTASTQVISRDRHGEFVQQLALLAASLERFAVEIRNLQRTDVLEVEEYFSKGQKGSSAMPHKRNPIRSERITGMARIIRGNAVAALENVALWHERDISHSSVERVILPDTCILTHFMLKETTNLVQNLLVYPENMARNMNVYGGVIFSQKVLLALVSKGMSREDAYRVVQGCAHQAWNTENGNFRKLIENNNEVTELLSQEDINTCFDPNQHLANLDVIYERLGI, from the coding sequence GTGATTGAACGCTATACTTTGCCCGAAATGGGGGCTATCTGGACAGACGAGTATCGATTGAAAACTTGGTTACAAGTAGAGATTGCCGTGTGCGAAGCTCAAGCAGAATTAGGTAAAATTCCTGCGGAGGCGGTGGAAGAAATTAAAGCAAAAGCTAACTTTGATGTAAAGCGAGTATTGGAAATTGAAGCGGAAGTTCGCCACGATGTAATCGCTTTTTTGACGAATGTAAATGAATATGTAGGAGATGCAGGAAGATATATTCATTTGGGTATGACCAGTTCTGATATGCTAGATACTGCTTTGGCATTACAGATGGTGGCAAGTTTAAACTTGATTTTGGAGTGTGTGGAAGAAACTATCCAAGCTATTCGTTATCAAGCTCAAAAACATCGTTATACTATCATGGTGGGGCGTTCTCATGGTATTCATGCTGAACCTATTACATTTGGCTTTAAATTAGCTGGTTGGTTAGCGGAAATGCGTCGTCACCGCGATCGCCTCGTAAAATTACGTCAGGATGTTGCTGTAGGACAAATTTCAGGAGCAGTGGGAACTTATGCAAACATAGATCCTCAAATAGAAGCGATCGCCTGTTCTAAACTAGGATTACAACCTGACACCGCTTCCACTCAAGTTATATCGCGCGATCGCCATGGGGAATTTGTACAGCAATTAGCACTATTAGCGGCTTCCTTAGAACGTTTTGCCGTAGAAATTCGTAACCTACAACGTACTGATGTTTTAGAAGTAGAAGAATATTTTTCCAAAGGGCAAAAAGGTTCATCGGCAATGCCCCACAAACGTAATCCCATTCGTAGTGAAAGAATTACAGGGATGGCAAGAATTATCAGAGGAAATGCGGTTGCGGCTTTAGAAAACGTTGCTTTATGGCATGAAAGAGATATTTCTCATAGTTCAGTAGAAAGAGTTATTCTTCCTGATACTTGTATTTTGACTCATTTTATGCTCAAAGAAACCACTAATCTTGTGCAAAATCTCTTAGTTTATCCTGAGAATATGGCAAGAAACATGAATGTTTATGGTGGGGTTATTTTTTCGCAAAAAGTCCTCTTGGCATTGGTAAGCAAAGGCATGAGTAGAGAAGACGCTTATCGAGTAGTTCAAGGATGCGCTCATCAAGCATGGAATACGGAAAACGGCAATTTCCGCAAACTAATTGAGAATAACAATGAAGTCACAGAATTATTATCACAAGAAGATATTAATACTTGCTTTGACCCCAATCAACATTTAGCAAATCTTGATGTTATTTATGAAAGATTAGGAATTTAA